One window of the Mycobacterium sp. SVM_VP21 genome contains the following:
- a CDS encoding DMT family transporter, producing MAKETIAVLFALGAALFSAISDVIQQRSAHRVGDQGVGAAALFARLLTDRQWWVGTVSGLVALSLQAVALGLGSVLLVESLLVTSLLFALPLGARQSGHRLRHSVWSWSALLVGAESIIIAIGHPTAGQARASLEAWFWVIAVLAPTVLLCLIGARAYTGRPAAAVLLAAVSAISWGTFAVLTKGVVDLIGHGPRAMATAPELYAWAAVALTGAVYQQSSFRAGALTASLPTITVLEPIVATTLGMVLLGEVLNPGRDAAFTLVLAVATLVAAVAALSRDQAATAGEPAVAVA from the coding sequence TTGGCGAAAGAGACCATCGCCGTGCTGTTTGCGCTCGGTGCGGCGCTGTTCAGCGCGATCAGCGACGTGATTCAGCAGCGCAGTGCCCACCGGGTCGGTGACCAGGGGGTCGGGGCCGCTGCACTGTTCGCCCGCCTGTTGACCGATCGGCAGTGGTGGGTGGGCACGGTGTCAGGGCTGGTGGCGCTGAGCCTGCAGGCCGTGGCGCTCGGCCTCGGGTCGGTGTTGTTGGTGGAGTCGTTGCTGGTCACGTCACTGCTGTTCGCGTTGCCACTGGGTGCCCGGCAATCCGGCCATCGCCTGCGGCATTCGGTGTGGTCGTGGTCGGCGTTGCTGGTTGGCGCCGAGTCGATCATCATCGCCATCGGCCATCCCACCGCCGGGCAGGCGAGGGCCTCTCTGGAGGCCTGGTTCTGGGTGATCGCGGTGCTGGCGCCGACGGTGTTGCTCTGTCTGATCGGGGCGCGAGCCTATACAGGGCGACCGGCAGCGGCCGTGTTGCTGGCTGCGGTGTCCGCCATTTCGTGGGGCACTTTCGCGGTGTTGACCAAGGGGGTGGTCGATCTGATCGGCCACGGTCCGCGCGCAATGGCCACCGCACCGGAGCTGTATGCGTGGGCCGCGGTCGCGCTGACCGGCGCGGTGTATCAGCAGTCGTCATTTAGGGCCGGCGCCCTGACGGCCTCGTTGCCCACGATCACGGTGCTCGAGCCCATAGTGGCCACAACGCTGGGCATGGTCCTGCTCGGCGAGGTGCTCAACCCCGGCCGCGATGCGGCGTTCACCCTGGTGCTTGCGGTGGCGACGCTGGTCGCCGCGGTGGCGGCGCTGTCGCGGGATCAGGCGGCCACCGCGGGCGAGCCGGCCGTCGCGGTGGCTTAA
- a CDS encoding DMT family transporter — protein sequence MSTGNFLAALLALCAALASAIGDVIRQRSAQEITDQQVGHLELFWLSLRDPRWWGGGAAAVANYALQAVALAVGSVMLVTGLQVTALLFALPMYAWLTHRRVTNWEWMWAILLAAALAVVVVVGDPTEGKHHAPAATWIIVSVVLAVVLVGCVLAARIYKGRPAAAVLLAVVAGTSLAVFALLTKVLVEVLKADGIGAVLRAPALVPWLVATLAGMIFQQSAFRAGALTASMPTMTVAKPLVASALGVLLLNETIQAGGTEDVAVIIGVVLIVIATAALARGEAATIVADAGADLAEPVAAPTNS from the coding sequence ATGTCGACAGGGAATTTCCTAGCGGCGTTGCTCGCGCTGTGCGCCGCACTGGCGTCCGCGATCGGCGACGTGATCCGGCAGCGGTCGGCCCAGGAGATCACTGACCAGCAGGTAGGCCACCTGGAGCTGTTCTGGCTGTCGCTGCGCGACCCGCGGTGGTGGGGCGGCGGCGCAGCGGCCGTGGCCAACTACGCCCTGCAGGCGGTGGCCCTGGCGGTCGGCTCGGTGATGCTGGTGACCGGCTTGCAGGTGACCGCACTGCTGTTCGCGCTGCCGATGTATGCCTGGCTGACTCATCGCCGGGTGACCAACTGGGAGTGGATGTGGGCCATCCTCCTGGCCGCAGCGCTGGCAGTGGTGGTCGTGGTGGGGGATCCGACCGAAGGCAAACATCACGCGCCGGCGGCCACCTGGATCATCGTGTCGGTCGTGCTGGCGGTGGTGCTGGTGGGCTGCGTGCTGGCCGCCCGGATCTACAAGGGCCGGCCGGCGGCCGCGGTGCTGCTGGCGGTGGTGGCCGGCACCTCGCTGGCGGTGTTCGCCCTGCTGACGAAGGTTCTGGTGGAGGTGCTCAAAGCCGACGGCATCGGCGCGGTGCTGCGGGCGCCGGCGCTGGTGCCCTGGCTGGTGGCGACGCTGGCCGGGATGATCTTCCAGCAGTCGGCGTTTCGTGCCGGTGCGCTGACCGCGTCCATGCCGACGATGACCGTGGCCAAACCGTTGGTGGCCAGTGCGCTGGGCGTCCTGCTGCTCAACGAGACCATTCAGGCCGGCGGGACAGAGGACGTCGCGGTGATCATCGGGGTGGTGCTGATCGTGATCGCCACGGCGGCACTGGCCCGCGGCGAGGCCGCCACCATCGTCGCCGATGCCGGCGCCGACCTGGCCGAGCCGGTGGCTGCGCCGACCAACAGCTAG
- the miaA gene encoding tRNA (adenosine(37)-N6)-dimethylallyltransferase MiaA, producing MRPIAVVGPTGTGKSQLALDLAARLGGEIVNADAMQLYRGMDIGTAKLPPGERGGIPHHQLDVLDVVQTATVARYQQAAAADVEAILGRGAVPIIVGGSMLYLQALLDDWSFPATDPVVRARYEQRLAEVGVAAMHAELAGADPAAAAAILPTDGRRIVRALEVVELTGAPFAASAPTIGAPRWDTVILGLDCDTAILDERLAARTNTMFAQGLVAEVEGLLQSGLRDGVTAARALGYAQVIAALDAGGDDRDLAAAQEQTFIGTRRYVRRQRSWFRRDHRTQWLDAAAGGLLDAALAAMRHVS from the coding sequence GTGAGGCCGATCGCAGTCGTTGGGCCCACCGGGACGGGCAAATCACAACTGGCGCTGGACCTAGCCGCGCGGCTGGGCGGCGAGATCGTGAACGCCGACGCCATGCAGCTCTACCGCGGCATGGACATCGGCACCGCCAAACTGCCGCCGGGCGAGCGCGGCGGCATTCCGCATCACCAACTCGACGTGCTCGACGTCGTACAGACCGCGACGGTGGCCCGCTATCAACAGGCCGCGGCGGCGGACGTCGAGGCGATCCTGGGCCGCGGCGCGGTGCCGATCATCGTGGGCGGGTCGATGCTCTACCTGCAGGCCCTGCTCGACGACTGGTCGTTCCCGGCCACCGATCCGGTGGTGCGGGCCCGCTACGAACAGCGGTTGGCCGAGGTCGGAGTTGCCGCGATGCATGCCGAACTGGCGGGCGCCGACCCTGCGGCCGCCGCGGCGATCCTGCCCACCGACGGCAGACGCATCGTGCGGGCGCTGGAAGTGGTGGAACTGACCGGAGCGCCGTTCGCCGCCTCCGCTCCCACCATCGGAGCGCCGCGCTGGGACACCGTGATCCTCGGATTGGACTGCGACACAGCAATTCTCGATGAGAGACTGGCCGCACGCACCAACACGATGTTTGCCCAGGGGCTGGTCGCCGAAGTCGAAGGACTGCTGCAGTCGGGCTTGCGGGACGGGGTCACCGCCGCCAGAGCGCTGGGCTACGCCCAGGTGATCGCCGCCCTTGATGCGGGCGGCGACGACCGGGATCTCGCGGCTGCCCAGGAGCAGACGTTCATCGGAACCCGCCGCTACGTGCGCCGGCAGCGATCCTGGTTCCGCCGTGACCATCGCACCCAATGGCTCGATGCCGCCGCCGGTGGCCTGCTCGACGCGGCGCTGGCCGCGATGCGGCACGTATCCTGA
- the dapF gene encoding diaminopimelate epimerase — translation MLFAKGHGTQNDFVLLPDLDAALELTPAAVAALCDRRRGLGADGLLRVTTAGAAANAGVLEQLPEGVADADWFMDYRNADGSVAEMCGNGVRVFAHYLRAAGLESADEFVVGSLAGPRPVIVHHADDVHAEVTVDMGKPNLLGSSGPAFEALVGGRRFAGLGVDVGNPHLACVDPGLSEADLAALDVGAPVWFDTAQFPNGVNVEILTAPRDGAVAMRVHERGVGETRSCGTGTVAAAVAALAHTGVSTGTLRVNIPGGQVSVTVTEAGSYLRGPSELVARGDIAPRWWAAQ, via the coding sequence ATGCTTTTCGCCAAGGGCCACGGCACCCAGAACGACTTCGTGTTGCTGCCGGACCTGGACGCGGCACTGGAGCTGACCCCGGCCGCGGTGGCCGCGCTGTGCGATCGCCGCCGCGGCCTGGGCGCCGACGGTCTGTTGCGGGTCACCACCGCCGGTGCGGCGGCGAACGCCGGGGTGCTCGAGCAGCTGCCTGAAGGGGTGGCGGATGCCGATTGGTTCATGGACTACCGCAACGCCGACGGCTCGGTGGCCGAGATGTGCGGCAACGGAGTCCGGGTCTTCGCGCACTACCTGCGGGCCGCCGGCCTGGAATCGGCCGACGAGTTCGTCGTCGGCTCGCTGGCCGGGCCGCGACCGGTGATCGTGCACCATGCCGACGACGTGCACGCCGAGGTCACCGTCGACATGGGCAAACCGAACCTGTTGGGCAGCTCGGGGCCGGCATTCGAGGCGCTGGTCGGCGGACGCCGGTTCGCGGGCCTCGGCGTCGACGTCGGCAATCCGCATCTGGCCTGTGTGGATCCCGGGTTGTCGGAGGCCGATCTGGCCGCCCTGGATGTCGGGGCGCCGGTGTGGTTCGACACCGCCCAGTTCCCGAACGGGGTGAACGTGGAGATTCTGACCGCGCCGCGTGACGGCGCGGTAGCGATGCGGGTGCATGAGCGCGGCGTCGGCGAGACCCGCTCGTGCGGCACCGGCACGGTGGCTGCCGCGGTGGCGGCCCTGGCCCATACCGGAGTCTCGACCGGCACGCTGCGGGTCAACATCCCCGGCGGGCAGGTCAGCGTCACCGTCACCGAGGCCGGCAGCTACTTGCGGGGTCCGTCGGAACTGGTGGCGCGTGGCGACATCGCCCCGAGGTGGTGGGCGGCGCAGTGA
- the hflX gene encoding GTPase HflX has product MSYPDSRPQPSTGELNLDDRAALRRVAGLSTELADISEVEYRQLRLEKVVLVGVWTEGTAAEADASMVELAALAETAGSEVLEGLIQRRERPDPATYIGSGKAQELREMVLATGADTVICDGELSPAQLTALEKAVKVKVIDRTALILDIFAQHATSAEGKAQVALAQMQYMLPRLRGWGESMSRQAGGRAGGAGGGVGTRGPGETKIETDRRRIRERMSKLRREIKAMKQVRDTQRSRRRHSDVPSVAIVGYTNAGKSSLLNALTGAGVLVQDALFATLEPTTRRGEFDPGTKLARPVVLTDTVGFVRHLPTQLVEAFRSTLEEVADADLLVHVVDGSDPAPLAQISAVREVISEVIAEHDSGPSGQRAPELLVVNKIDAAGDLALAQLRRALPEAVFVSAHTGEGIDALRQRMGQLVAPVDTAVDVVIPYGRGDLVARVHEHGRVQQAEHGEGGTRIRARVPAALAASLREFAAF; this is encoded by the coding sequence GTGAGCTATCCCGACTCGAGGCCGCAGCCCAGCACCGGTGAGCTGAACCTCGACGACCGCGCAGCACTGCGCCGTGTCGCCGGGCTGTCCACCGAACTCGCCGACATCTCCGAGGTCGAATACCGCCAACTGCGCCTGGAAAAGGTGGTGCTGGTCGGAGTGTGGACCGAGGGCACCGCCGCCGAGGCCGACGCCAGCATGGTGGAACTGGCGGCGCTGGCCGAAACCGCCGGTTCGGAGGTGCTCGAAGGCCTGATCCAACGTCGCGAACGGCCCGACCCGGCCACCTATATCGGCTCCGGCAAGGCTCAGGAATTACGCGAGATGGTGCTGGCCACCGGAGCCGACACCGTCATCTGCGATGGCGAACTGTCCCCAGCACAGCTGACCGCGTTGGAAAAGGCGGTCAAGGTCAAGGTGATCGACCGCACCGCGCTGATTCTCGACATCTTTGCCCAGCACGCCACCAGCGCCGAAGGCAAGGCGCAGGTGGCGCTCGCGCAGATGCAGTACATGCTGCCGCGGCTGCGCGGCTGGGGTGAGTCGATGTCACGGCAGGCCGGTGGGCGGGCCGGCGGCGCCGGCGGTGGAGTAGGCACCCGCGGTCCCGGTGAGACCAAGATCGAAACCGACCGGCGCCGGATCCGGGAACGGATGTCCAAGCTGCGCCGCGAGATCAAAGCGATGAAGCAGGTGCGTGACACCCAGCGCAGCCGCCGGCGGCACAGTGACGTCCCTTCGGTGGCGATCGTCGGCTACACCAACGCCGGCAAGTCCAGTCTGCTCAACGCGCTGACCGGTGCCGGAGTCCTGGTTCAGGACGCGCTGTTCGCCACATTGGAACCGACCACGCGACGTGGAGAGTTCGACCCCGGAACAAAATTGGCCCGCCCCGTTGTGTTGACCGACACAGTCGGCTTCGTGCGGCACCTGCCCACCCAGTTGGTGGAGGCCTTCCGTTCCACGCTGGAGGAAGTCGCCGACGCCGACCTGCTGGTGCATGTGGTCGACGGTTCCGACCCGGCGCCACTGGCGCAGATCAGCGCGGTACGCGAGGTGATCTCTGAAGTCATCGCCGAGCACGATTCCGGCCCGAGTGGTCAGCGTGCTCCGGAACTGTTGGTGGTCAACAAGATTGACGCCGCGGGAGATCTGGCGTTGGCCCAACTTCGACGTGCTTTGCCCGAAGCCGTGTTCGTCTCAGCGCACACCGGTGAAGGCATTGATGCGCTGCGCCAACGGATGGGTCAATTGGTGGCGCCGGTCGACACCGCAGTCGATGTCGTCATCCCTTACGGTCGTGGCGATTTGGTAGCCAGAGTGCACGAACATGGTCGAGTTCAGCAGGCCGAGCACGGCGAGGGCGGTACCCGAATCCGCGCGCGGGTTCCCGCGGCATTGGCTGCCAGTCTTCGGGAATTCGCCGCATTTTAG
- a CDS encoding DEAD/DEAH box helicase has protein sequence MTTNSFAELGVPAELVSVLANRGIAAPFPIQVATLPDSLAGRDVLGRGKTGSGKTLAFSLPLVVRLAGEKRHRARPSGLVLAPTRELATQITATLEPLAAASGLTVTTIFGGVSQNRQVAALNAGVDIVVACPGRLEDLMKQRLITLDAVRIAVLDEADHMADLGFLPGVTRILAATAETGQRLLFSATLDNGVDKLVRRFLRNPVSHSVDELDAPPPAMTHHVFHVSGLQDKKDLVQLLASGTGRRILFLRTKHQARKLARQLTESGVPSVDLHGNLSQPARERNLAAFADGDVRVLVATDIAARGVHVDEVELVVHVDPPAEHKAYLHRSGRTARAGSAGDVVTVVLPEQRRETQVLLRRAGISAAPQQVAADSASVLELVGEVAPLRAPAPVAPKAAPPARAKSSPGQTSPGQSGRPRRRRGGSSGAAQPASQADGRRRQRGGTGQRRQGGVAR, from the coding sequence ATGACCACCAATTCATTCGCCGAACTCGGCGTGCCCGCTGAACTTGTCAGTGTGCTCGCCAATCGCGGTATTGCCGCACCGTTTCCCATTCAGGTCGCAACGTTGCCGGACAGTCTGGCCGGCCGTGATGTGCTGGGCCGGGGCAAGACCGGCAGCGGAAAGACGCTGGCCTTCTCATTGCCGCTAGTCGTTCGCCTGGCCGGCGAGAAGCGCCACCGGGCCCGGCCGAGTGGCCTGGTGCTGGCGCCCACCCGGGAGCTGGCGACCCAGATCACCGCAACCCTGGAGCCGCTGGCGGCCGCGAGCGGCCTGACGGTGACCACCATCTTTGGCGGGGTGTCGCAGAACCGTCAGGTGGCCGCGCTCAACGCCGGCGTCGATATCGTGGTGGCCTGCCCCGGACGGCTCGAGGATCTGATGAAGCAGCGGCTGATCACGCTGGACGCGGTACGCATTGCCGTGCTGGACGAGGCGGATCACATGGCCGACCTGGGCTTCCTGCCCGGCGTGACCCGCATTCTGGCCGCCACCGCCGAAACCGGTCAACGACTGCTGTTTTCGGCGACGCTGGACAACGGGGTCGACAAGCTGGTTCGGCGCTTTCTGCGGAATCCGGTGTCGCACTCCGTCGATGAACTCGACGCACCGCCCCCGGCAATGACTCATCACGTGTTCCACGTCTCCGGCTTGCAGGACAAGAAGGACTTGGTGCAGCTGCTAGCTTCGGGCACCGGCCGGCGAATCCTGTTCCTGCGCACCAAACATCAGGCCCGGAAACTGGCCCGCCAGCTCACCGAATCCGGAGTTCCGTCGGTCGACCTGCACGGCAACCTGTCGCAGCCTGCCCGTGAGCGCAATCTCGCGGCATTCGCCGACGGGGATGTCCGGGTTCTGGTGGCCACCGACATCGCGGCCCGCGGCGTGCACGTCGACGAGGTCGAACTGGTGGTCCACGTGGACCCGCCCGCCGAGCACAAGGCTTACTTGCACCGTTCCGGGCGTACGGCACGCGCCGGCAGCGCCGGGGACGTCGTCACCGTGGTCCTGCCCGAGCAGCGCCGCGAGACCCAGGTGCTGCTGCGCCGTGCGGGGATCAGCGCCGCCCCGCAACAGGTGGCGGCCGATTCCGCTTCGGTGTTGGAGTTGGTGGGGGAGGTAGCTCCGTTGCGGGCGCCCGCTCCGGTGGCCCCGAAGGCCGCTCCGCCGGCCCGCGCCAAGAGTTCGCCGGGCCAGACCTCACCGGGTCAGTCCGGCCGTCCGCGGCGCCGTCGTGGCGGCAGCAGCGGCGCTGCGCAGCCGGCTTCGCAGGCCGACGGCCGGCGTCGGCAGCGGGGCGGTACTGGACAGCGCCGACAGGGTGGGGTAGCGCGCTAG